From one Esox lucius isolate fEsoLuc1 chromosome 11, fEsoLuc1.pri, whole genome shotgun sequence genomic stretch:
- the samd9l gene encoding sterile alpha motif domain-containing protein 9-like, protein MEWKDLPCGKWTESNVSSWLTFIGIKEMYIQKLYEEEVTGPVLLGLQEKYLRDTIKMKGGQIQHLLLKREELLKPLQKKLKAVSCADIDSMGVGSSSECMRESKEKVQISNEKNESEPISKTNEVEPNSSSVSLALGDFRNFGDPGTDFRYVRNTVLPPETGIEDMIVPCHEYKSLETAHKLEPLKLKIKVAREVLRFACACMNMRSNGTIHFGVMDKVRGTHKHGEIIGIPIENQDDFVDALDYIEKCFDGSDQQSDARKCIRNPIFIEVIDNGANEARKVNWIIEYDVVPKASIVKNKLYSVGIPNFSEKDKKVKSEEKVSYYRVGANTPTILRKNLISFIQDLIKKDQQREEAEAFANQPAESREDLGRKLSILLTCGNKYIDNSLSFVIVTNKFNEEHLKTIKFLVHLNIFCVFDFDPDSKTSGLCGQYREHQAANLHFLHDYASKPGLSSTDFKTSLQLSEITSWIFCNGRNDYHGGEEPCDEKSWIKKRKKLLKRAVSVICNEILPPRSFVVIFLLMSQIEQPLVDTFHEFYSEMNGHDHLAIISESKDNYKKWSSLAQTSSDLESLKEISVVGMPMSHVDATIQTMQLSNKQLTRRLPVCNKGLCFLKTTDESTMYSLEIVSADQCDETNLELMEDEQVDNVEKYFYQGGKISWTHLWLAERAKCEHVIQRDAYKETTEILEGIVQVDTTKRSIQSITICHQAGSGGSTVAHQILWNWRTKLRCAVVKQSHPIPNVCRHSVLLREHEERDPMRRLPVLLLLDDCNAEYIDELRQELGNAVATMKINASVLCFILLICRRCHNPEKMSRNAQTVVVTHKLSKKENVLFAKKRSEMKSMPIESILAFVLMCEGFQKSYIEGFVKNLLKDIDQSSLTTRLIRFVALLNCHVENSYISVSHCEASLGLGIQRDRLSYCRFVESLSEQARLVFIQLRESTTNLSSIKIHPLVASEILEQLSAIHPQSSIAKDLLCDKVLMDHRFGRDDFLKFIRNLLTRRNRNNTGDSKDNLFSPLIKHICEEKPDGLQKATELLKTAYTCLGDDAFIAQQLARLLYTNNRFPEAQWWAEEAKRHLPRDSFILDTEGQVYKKWFYALHDGLGTAEKMPEEVCEVIGTALKGIAAFRASEICLKSGTASLNSSCYCGEIDVGCRLLRFISSVNAFSGKYGKHELMRYLLTDYIPEAVKKPWMKFHSQLKGLQRSIYNALECISEDLSYFHTDIIEDEEVCDTKEPEQISNPRKWLTRKSAVYASFFSDVLPHVDSPGSDSDDFGMITPLNRQMKIYQLGGGTLTSILSLLSDHNTERSGGKLEKIVAMYQNPKSNNLEQTELINFLCTQVALACTLPGSSKLMSLIELQNLSMRLVRERCKFATAYFLLSILFWPEDNESSPAKHEEVLMSAIKDLQHLFWQKSKAKKSRTITHFFLGKAMGHNRIIHKSAIEKHIAGNLTERRLKWRGGEVWNTPKVVQMLKRVKGWTENEHLFVQGTSKGSKIRVIPLNSASLPNANENVTFFLGFSFQGVMAFDIKV, encoded by the exons ATgg aGTGGAAGGACTTGCCATGTGGAAAATGGACCGAATCCAATGTGAGCTCCTGGTTAACATTCATTGGaataaaagaaatgtacattcaGAAACTCTACGAAGAGGAAGTAACTGGACCTGTCCTATTGGGACTGCAGGAAAAGTATCTGCGTgacacaattaaaatgaaaggTGGCCAAATCCAACATCTGCTACTCAAACGAGAAGAACTTTTGAAGCCATTACAGAAGAAACTAAAAGCTGTCAGCTGCGCAGACATTGATAGCATGGGTGTTGGATCCAGTTCTGAGTGCATGCGAGAATCTAAAGAAAAAGTTCAGATATccaatgaaaaaaatgaaagcgAACCAATATCCAAAACAAATGAAGTTGAACCCAATTCCAGCAGTGTATCCTTGGCTCTTGGTGACTTTCGGAACTTTGGTGACCCTGGCACAGACTTCAGATATGTCAGAAACACAGTACTTCCACCAGAGACTGGAATTGAAGACATGATTGTGCCATGCCATGAATACAAGTCTCTGGAAACTGCCCACAAATTGGAACCGCTAAAACTCAAGATCAAAGTTGCAAGGGAGGTGCTCCGATTTGCATGTGCATGCATGAATATGCGATCAAATGGGACAATTCATTTTGGAGTAATGGATAAAGTAAGAGGCACTCACAAACATGGTGAAATCATAGGCATACCAATAGAAAACCAAGATGACTTTGTGGATGCATTAGATTACATTGAAAAGTGCTTTGATGGCTCAGACCAGCAGTCTGATGCCAGGAAATGCATAAGGAACCCAATATTCATTGAGGTAATTGACAATGGGGCCAATGAGGCCAGAAAGGTAAACTGGATCATCGAATATGACGTTGTCCCAAAGGCAAGCATAGTGAAAAATAAGCTATATAGTGTTGGCATTCCAAATTTCAGTGAAAAAGACAAGAAAGTCAAATCTGAGGAGAAAGTCAGCTATTACAGAGTTGGTGCTAACACACCAACCATATTAAGGAAGAACCTGATCAGTTTCATCCAGGATCTTATTAAAAAAGATCAACAGAGGGAGGAGGCAGAGGCCTTTGCCAATCAACCAGCAGAATCTCGAGAGGATCTTGGTAGAAAATTGTCCATTCTCTTGACTTGTGGAAATAAGTACATAGACAACTCCCTATCATTCGTTATTGTGACAAATAAGTTTAACGAAGAACATCTGAAGACTATCAAGTTCTTGGTGCACTTGAACATATTCTGTGTGTTTGACTTTGACCCAGACTCCAAAACATCTGGACTTTGCGGGCAATATCGTGAACACCAAGCTGCTAACCTTCACTTTCTGCATGACTATGCTAGTAAACCTGGTCTAAGCAGCACTGATTTCAAGACTAGCTTACAGCTCTCTGAAATAACAAGCTGGATATTCTGCAATGGGCGGAATGATTACCATGGTGGTGAGGAACCCTGTGATGAAAAGTCATGGATCAAAAAGAGGAAAAAGCTACTGAAAAGAGCAGTGTCAGTCATCTGCAATGAAATTCTTCCCCCGCGGTCATTTGTAGTTATTTTCTTGCTCATGTCTCAGATTGAACAGCCACTTGTTGATACATTTCATGAATTCTATTCAGAAATGAATGGCCATGATCATTTGGCCATCATCTCAGAGTCCAAGGACAATTACAAAAAGTGGTCAAGCCTTGCCCAAACATCATCTGATTTGGAATCACTCAAAGAAATCAGTGTTGTGGGCATGCCAATGAGTCACGTAGATGCTACAATTCAAACCATGCAGCTCTCCAATAAACAACTAACTAGACGCTTACCTGTGTGCAACAAAGGACTGTGCTTCCTGAAGACTACAGATGAAAGCACAATGTATTCTCTGGAAATAGTAAGTGCTGATCAGTGTGATGAAACAAACTTGGAATTAATGGAGGATGAACAAGTTGACAACGTTGAGAAGTATTTCTATCAAGGAGGGAAGATCAGCTGGACCCACCTCTGGCTTGCAGAAAGAGCTAAGTGTGAACACGTCATTCAGCGAGACGCTTACAAAGAAACAACAGAGATCTTAGAGGGAATTGTACAGGTTGATACAACCAAAAGGTCAATTCAGAGTATCACCATTTGTCATCAAGCTGGCAGTGGTGGAAGCACAGTTGCACATCAGATCCTCTGGAACTGGAGAACAAAACTCAGATGTGCAGTTGTTAAGCAATCCCACCCAATTCCAAATGTATGTCGGCATTCAGTACTCCTCAGAGAACATGAAGAGAGAGACCCAATGAGAAGGCTCCCAGTTCTTTTGTTGCTGGATGACTGTAATGCGGAGTACATAGATGAGCTCAGACAAGAATTAGGAAACGCAGTAGCAACCATGAAAATCAATGCGTCTGTCTTATGTTTTATTCTTCTTATCTGCAGAAGATGCCACAATCCAGAAAAGATGAGCAGGAATGCCCAGACAGTAGTAGTGACACACAAACTGTCTAAAAAGGAGAATGTTCTGTTTGCAAAAAAACGTTCTGAAATGAAGTCTATGCCCATTGAGTCCATTCTAGCGTTTGTACTAATGTGTGAGGGATTCCAGAAGAGTTACATTGAGGGCTTTGTGAAGAACTTACTGAAGGACATTGACCAGTCATCTCTCACCACTCGCCTTATCAGATTTGTGGCACTGCTAAACTGTCATGTTGAGAACTCTTACATATCTGTCTCTCATTGTGAGGCCTCCCTTGGCTTAGGCATTCAAAGGGATCGGTTAAGTTACTGTAGATTTGTGGAATCTCTAAGTGAACAAGCCAGATTGGTTTTCATACAACTGAGGGAAAGTACAACAAACCTCTCATCCATTAAAATCCACCCTCTGGTTGCAAGTGAAATTCTAGAACAGCTGTCTGCCATTCATCCTCAAAGCTCCATAGCAAAAGATCTTCTCTGTGACAAGGTTTTGATGGATCACAGGTTTGGAAGGGATGACTTTCTGAAGTTTATCCGAAATCTGCTCACCAGACGCAACAGAAACAATACAGGAGATTCTAAAGACAATTTGTTCTCTCCGTTGATTAagcacatctgtgaagagaagCCTGATGGTCTTCAAAAAGCAACAGAACTTTTAAAAACTGCATACACCTGCTTGGGAGATGATGCATTTATTGCCCAGCAGCTAGCACGGCTGCTTTATACAAACAACAGATTTCCTGAGGCTCAGTGGTGGGCAGAGGAAGCAAAAAGGCACCTTCCACGTGATTCCTTCATCCTTGATACAGAGGGGCAGGTATACAAGAAGTGGTTTTATGCACTGCATGATGGTCTGGGTACAGCCGAGAAAATGCCTGAAGAAGTCTGTGAAGTCATTGGTACAGCTCTGAAGGGAATTGCAGCCTTCCGTGCATCTGAAATATGTCTGAAGTCAGGGACAGCTAGTCTAAACAGTTCCTGTTACTGTGGGGAAATAGATGTGGGATGCCGGCTCCTTCGGTTCATATCATCAGTTAATGCTTTTTCTGGAAAATATGGAAAACATGAGCTTATGAGGTACTTGCTGACTGACTACATACCAGAAGCTGTCAAGAAGCCCTGGATGAAATTCCATAGTCAGTTGAAAGGATTACAGAGAAGTATTTACAATGCTCTTGAGTGCATTTCTGAAGATCTCAGTTACTTCCACACTGATATAATTGAGGACGAAGAAGTATGTGACACAAAAGAACCTGAACAAATAAGCAATCCAAGAAAATGGCTTACAAGGAAAAGTGCTGTTTATGCTTCTTTTTTCTCTGATGTTCTCCCACATGTTGACAGTCCAGGATCTGACAGTGATGACTTTGGAATGATCACTCCATTGAATAGACAAATGAAAATTTACCAGCTAGGGGGTGGCACTCTGACAAGTATCCTCTCCCTACTCTCTGATCATAACACTGAAAGATCCGGGGGAAAACTAGAGAAAATAGTTGCTATGTATCAGAACCCCAAAAGTAACAACCTTGAGCAAACCGAACTGATCAACTTTCTTTGTACTCAGGTTGCTCTTGCTTGTACTTTACCTGGTTCTTCCAAGTTAATGTCCCTTATAGAACTTCAGAATCTGAGCATGAGATTGGTCAGAGAACGCTGCAAGTTTGCTACAGCCTACTTCCTTCTCTCAATACTGTTCTGGCCGGAGGACAATGAAAGTAGCCCTGCAAAACACGAAGAAGTCTTAATGTCAGCCATTAAGGATCTTCAACATCTATTCTGGCAAAAAAGTAAAGcaaagaaaagcagaacaatCACTCACTTCTTTCTTGGCAAGGCTATGGGTCACAACAGAATTATTCATAAGAGTGCAATTGAAAAGCACATTGCAGGAAATCTCACAGAGAGAAGGCTTAAGTGGCGAGGTGGCGAGGTGTGGAATACCCCAAAGGTTGTCCAAATGCTGAAACGCGTTAAAGGATGGACAGAAAATGAACATCTGTTTGTCCAAGGCACTTCCAAGGGAAGCAAGATCAGAGTAATCCCTTTGAATTCTGCCTCTCTaccaaatgcaaatgaaaatgtcacTTTTTTCCTAGGCTTTTCTTTTCAAGGGGTGATGGCTTTTGACATTAAAGTTTAG